A genomic window from Gemmatimonadaceae bacterium includes:
- a CDS encoding DUF4173 domain-containing protein, with product MTPRLARPLLLAALALGALADWLLRADSWRAGFVAWALLVLGVAFVASERSTGDAAGGARDRRLLFGAAAALVLLLVLRDASTLYALDFFAFIVVCFLIAWRAGGRALTQLEPRDALIGAASAAAASIAGAPTLALHDAEPAAITDDVRRKYRNFAIGALAAAPVLLVVALLLGTADPLFAGFLEEAGNLLDTKLAEHLGFVAVASWATAGALRGSLVRVGIRGDAFRAAPQLSFGIVAPLLGGLALLLSIWIGLQVRTLFGGAEYVAVTAGVTVAEYARQGFFELIVIAGIVLAALLVTDDVLDREHEGERAKFRALGTLLVLLVAAVLTSAVLRLGLYLKHFGLTDDRVLALAVLVWVALVLGWFALTVLRGARARFAPGVLVLSAAWLGGLNLANPERVVVQTNLARAERGLPFDVAYHATLSADAVPALQRGAERLDAVQAEALRVALAEEWAKRAERRADWRRWSLPFVLVSQRFEGGDAGAASEAVKPPA from the coding sequence ATGACCCCCCGTCTCGCCCGCCCGCTGCTCCTTGCCGCCCTCGCACTCGGTGCGCTCGCCGACTGGTTGCTGCGTGCCGACTCCTGGCGCGCCGGCTTCGTCGCCTGGGCCCTGCTCGTACTTGGTGTCGCATTCGTCGCTTCCGAGCGCAGCACGGGCGACGCCGCCGGTGGCGCGCGTGACCGCCGCCTGCTCTTCGGCGCGGCGGCGGCACTCGTGCTGCTACTCGTGCTCCGCGATGCCTCCACGCTGTACGCGCTGGACTTCTTCGCCTTCATCGTGGTGTGCTTCCTCATCGCCTGGCGCGCCGGTGGCCGAGCCCTCACGCAACTGGAGCCGCGCGACGCGCTCATCGGTGCCGCCAGCGCCGCCGCGGCAAGCATTGCCGGCGCACCGACGCTCGCGCTGCACGACGCCGAGCCGGCCGCCATCACCGACGACGTACGCCGTAAGTACCGCAACTTCGCCATCGGCGCCCTCGCCGCGGCGCCGGTGCTGCTCGTCGTCGCCCTGCTGCTCGGCACCGCCGATCCGCTCTTCGCCGGATTCCTCGAGGAGGCCGGCAATCTGCTCGATACGAAACTCGCCGAACACCTCGGATTCGTGGCCGTCGCTTCCTGGGCCACCGCCGGTGCGCTTCGCGGATCTCTCGTGCGCGTCGGCATTCGCGGCGATGCGTTCCGCGCCGCGCCGCAGCTATCGTTCGGCATCGTGGCACCGTTGCTCGGTGGACTCGCGCTGCTGCTGAGCATCTGGATCGGCTTGCAGGTGCGCACGCTCTTTGGCGGCGCTGAGTACGTCGCGGTCACCGCCGGCGTGACGGTGGCCGAGTACGCACGGCAAGGCTTCTTTGAACTGATTGTCATCGCCGGCATCGTGCTCGCGGCGCTGCTCGTCACGGACGACGTGCTCGACCGCGAGCACGAAGGGGAGCGCGCGAAGTTCCGCGCACTGGGCACGCTGCTGGTGCTGCTCGTCGCCGCAGTGCTCACGTCGGCGGTGCTGCGGCTCGGGCTGTACCTCAAGCACTTCGGCCTCACCGACGACCGCGTGCTGGCGCTGGCCGTGCTCGTCTGGGTGGCGCTGGTGCTCGGATGGTTCGCGCTGACGGTACTGCGCGGAGCCCGTGCGCGCTTCGCCCCTGGCGTGCTCGTGCTCTCGGCGGCGTGGCTGGGCGGCCTCAACCTGGCCAACCCTGAGCGTGTGGTGGTGCAGACCAACCTGGCGCGCGCGGAGCGCGGACTTCCGTTTGACGTGGCCTACCACGCGACGCTCTCGGCGGACGCTGTGCCGGCGTTGCAGCGCGGGGCCGAGCGTCTTGACGCCGTGCAGGCCGAGGCGCTGCGTGTGGCCTTGGCCGAGGAGTGGGCGAAGCGAGCGGAGCGTCGCGCAGACTGGCGGCGCTGGAGCCTACCGTTCGTGCTCGTCAGTCAGCGCTTCGAGGGAGGTGACGCCGGGGCGGCATCTGAGGCGGTGAAGCCACCCGCGTAA
- the uppS gene encoding di-trans,poly-cis-decaprenylcistransferase, producing the protein MDGNGRWAARRGRPRWMGHVRGAHTVREVVAHCARLGVAQLTLYAFSSDNFKRPREEVGFLFDLFASHIDRQLASLVEHGIKLSIIGRRDRLPRALREAIADAERRTASGRRMHLRVAVDYSSRIAMMGALALGTERGAPEAATILPPVDLLIRTGGERRLSDFLLWECAYAELRFVDDLFPDFTAQHLDDAFADFASRERRFGDVPAPETV; encoded by the coding sequence ATGGACGGCAACGGTCGCTGGGCCGCGCGGCGCGGACGCCCGCGCTGGATGGGGCACGTACGCGGCGCCCACACGGTGCGCGAGGTCGTCGCGCACTGCGCACGCCTCGGCGTCGCCCAACTCACGCTCTACGCCTTTTCCAGCGACAACTTCAAGCGGCCGCGCGAGGAAGTCGGCTTCCTCTTCGACCTCTTCGCCTCGCACATCGACCGCCAGTTGGCCTCGCTGGTCGAGCACGGTATCAAGCTCTCGATCATCGGCCGACGCGACCGCCTGCCGCGTGCGTTGCGCGAGGCCATCGCCGATGCCGAACGCCGCACCGCGTCCGGACGCCGGATGCACCTGCGCGTCGCCGTCGACTACTCCAGCCGCATCGCGATGATGGGTGCACTCGCCCTCGGCACCGAACGTGGCGCGCCTGAGGCGGCGACGATCCTCCCTCCCGTTGACCTGCTCATCCGCACCGGCGGCGAACGTCGCCTCTCGGACTTCCTCCTCTGGGAGTGCGCGTACGCCGAGCTGCGGTTCGTCGACGACCTGTTCCCTGACTTCACCGCCCAACACCTCGACGACGCCTTTGCCGATTTCGCATCCCGCGAACGGCGCTTTGGCGACGTCCCTGCCCCGGAAACAGTATGA
- a CDS encoding transcriptional regulator yields MALDKLIHERVRLALVSALAVHDSLTFSELKALLETTDGNVSVHARKLEDAGYIACKKGFDGRIPRTEYRLTAAGRRALERYLGHMEALIRRVGGE; encoded by the coding sequence ATGGCGCTGGACAAGCTCATCCACGAGCGCGTGCGCCTGGCGTTGGTGAGTGCGCTGGCCGTGCACGACTCGCTGACCTTCAGCGAGCTCAAAGCCTTGCTCGAGACCACCGACGGCAACGTCTCCGTGCACGCGCGCAAGCTCGAGGACGCGGGCTACATCGCCTGCAAGAAGGGCTTCGACGGCCGCATCCCGCGCACGGAGTACCGCCTGACGGCCGCCGGCCGGCGTGCGCTCGAACGCTACCTCGGTCATATGGAAGCGCTGATCCGGCGCGTGGGGGGCGAGTGA
- a CDS encoding amidase, protein MTSAFRVGLAVLVGLLGAPVAAVAQQSRFDVTEATIAGVHTELAAGRLSCRALVQAYLDRIAAYDKRGPALNAIQTLHPRALAIADSLDAVAGSGATRGPLHCVPVLVKDQVETKSMRTTYGSALFKDFVPQRDATIVTRLQDAGAIILAKTTMGEFAQRYVGSGSGIIRNAYDPRRNPSGSSGGSATGVAANFGLVGIGEDTGGSIRGPAAVSSLVGLRPTLQLVSRHGMMPASPTQDTMGPMTRTVADAAAVLDVIAGYDPKDPITAYTVGQVPSSYAHALSTDALRGARIGVLRIPRDTALTRTPARDSLLRADTALARRDSVTRENAAEFAKVRPLFEASIAQLRALGADIVDSLSVPRVQGAGGNDYETEAATDAYLAQHPNAPYKTLREIILAGEVNPWRARSLIGSIGRSVDEPGFGTMLRRREEFRVAMLQLMAEHRLDALIYATYDAAPMLIANDVLTNPRPNDRYSLGDNRGLSPTLGWPALTVPMGFTVDGLPAGLEFLGRPFTEAQLLGFGYAYEQATKHRRPSPVVPPLPGRSTRD, encoded by the coding sequence ATGACGTCAGCGTTCCGCGTAGGACTTGCCGTGCTTGTCGGGCTGCTGGGCGCACCGGTTGCAGCGGTCGCTCAACAGTCGCGTTTTGACGTCACCGAGGCAACGATCGCCGGCGTACACACCGAGCTCGCGGCGGGGCGGCTCAGCTGCCGAGCGCTCGTGCAAGCGTACCTCGACCGCATCGCTGCGTACGACAAGCGCGGCCCGGCGCTCAACGCCATCCAGACGCTGCATCCGCGGGCGCTGGCGATCGCAGACTCGCTTGATGCAGTCGCAGGCAGCGGTGCCACCCGCGGTCCGCTGCACTGCGTGCCGGTGCTGGTGAAGGACCAGGTCGAGACCAAGTCGATGCGCACCACCTACGGCTCGGCGTTGTTCAAGGACTTCGTGCCGCAACGTGATGCGACGATCGTCACTCGTTTGCAGGACGCCGGCGCGATCATCCTCGCCAAGACCACGATGGGCGAGTTCGCGCAGCGCTACGTGGGCTCGGGCTCTGGCATCATCCGCAACGCTTACGATCCCCGTCGCAACCCGAGCGGTTCCTCAGGCGGTTCGGCGACGGGCGTCGCCGCCAACTTCGGTCTCGTCGGCATCGGCGAGGACACCGGTGGCTCAATTCGTGGCCCCGCGGCTGTCAGCTCACTCGTCGGCCTGCGCCCCACGCTGCAGCTCGTCAGCCGCCACGGGATGATGCCAGCCTCGCCGACGCAGGACACGATGGGCCCGATGACGCGCACGGTGGCCGATGCCGCTGCAGTGCTGGACGTCATCGCCGGCTACGACCCGAAGGATCCGATCACGGCCTATACCGTCGGACAGGTACCGTCATCCTACGCGCACGCGCTGTCCACGGACGCCCTACGCGGCGCGCGCATCGGGGTGCTGCGCATCCCGCGCGACACCGCGCTCACCCGCACGCCGGCGCGCGACTCGCTGCTGCGCGCCGACACGGCCCTCGCCCGTCGCGACAGCGTCACGCGCGAGAACGCCGCCGAGTTCGCGAAGGTGCGTCCGCTCTTCGAGGCATCCATCGCGCAGTTGCGCGCGCTCGGCGCTGACATCGTGGACTCGCTCAGCGTGCCGCGCGTACAAGGTGCCGGCGGCAACGACTATGAGACCGAGGCCGCGACGGACGCGTACCTCGCGCAGCACCCGAACGCGCCGTACAAGACGTTGCGCGAGATCATCCTCGCAGGCGAGGTGAACCCCTGGCGCGCACGCTCGCTGATCGGGTCCATCGGGCGCTCGGTGGACGAGCCCGGCTTCGGCACGATGCTGCGCCGCCGCGAGGAGTTCCGCGTGGCGATGCTACAGCTGATGGCCGAGCACCGGCTTGATGCCCTGATCTACGCGACCTACGACGCCGCGCCGATGCTCATCGCGAACGATGTGCTGACCAACCCGCGGCCGAACGACCGCTACAGCTTGGGCGACAACCGTGGCTTGAGCCCGACGCTCGGCTGGCCCGCGCTGACGGTGCCGATGGGCTTCACGGTGGACGGACTGCCGGCGGGGCTCGAGTTCCTCGGGCGGCCGTTCACGGAGGCGCAGCTGCTGGGCTTCGGGTACGCGTACGAGCAGGCGACGAAGCACCGGCGGCCGAGTCCGGTGGTGCCGCCGTTGCCGGGACGCTCGACGCGGGACTGA
- a CDS encoding VOC family protein, whose product MIPSPRIGNLFFYVSDIDRTERFYRDVIGLNIERMPDDGEGRPWLNAPIPGNVDLIFFFGEVRPGNSPIVVFDLREGGIDGAVQRLASAGTKIITPVSHAPGGWSAEFADPDGYVLSMYQTAEQPR is encoded by the coding sequence GTGATTCCGTCACCTCGCATCGGCAACCTGTTCTTCTATGTCTCGGACATCGACCGCACCGAGCGATTCTATCGCGATGTCATCGGCCTGAACATCGAGCGGATGCCGGACGACGGCGAAGGCCGGCCGTGGCTGAACGCGCCCATCCCTGGCAACGTGGATTTGATCTTCTTCTTCGGCGAAGTGCGGCCGGGCAACTCACCGATTGTCGTCTTCGACCTCCGCGAAGGCGGTATCGACGGCGCGGTGCAGCGCCTGGCCTCGGCGGGGACCAAGATCATCACGCCCGTGAGCCACGCCCCCGGCGGATGGTCGGCCGAGTTCGCAGATCCCGATGGATACGTGCTCTCGATGTATCAGACAGCGGAGCAACCACGATAG